AAGCTGGAGGGCATTACCTTCAAAGCAAAAGACTTTGAAACAGTGTGCTCCATGGATTTTCTTTTCCCTGACGGAAAGACCTGGGCCCGTCCGCCCGTGGTCGGCATCGATGTAATGCGCCACCCTCGCGATCCCAACAATATTCTCATGCTCCTGTGCTTTGGTGTAGGCTGCGTTATCCTCAAGTTTATTTCAGGGGATGTATTACCAGAATCAATCTACAGATTTCTCACAGACGAGAGAATTCGCTTCGTCGGGTTCGGAATTCCTGAGAAGAAAGATCTTTTCCCCCTTGAAGAATTGGGGTTGACAAAGCATAAGGTTGACATCGGTTACCTGGCTGCCAAGATTCTTGATGACCCGAAATATAAAAAGTATGAATTGGCGGAGCTGGCACGCAGAGTTCTTAGGGTCAAGACCATGATTGGCCTTACACAGTCGTCGTCTTTCGAGAGGCATGAACAAATCAAATGCGCAATTTGCCAGCTTTTCATAACCAGTGCCATTGCTATGGCATTGCTGGGTAAAAGTGAGAAGAAAAAGCCAGTTGATGCTTCAAAGAAAAGCTCATCGTTTCTGAAGAATCTGAATCAACTGCCTTTGTTTACGGAAGGGTGGTTCAAActtccaaaatacaagaaagTAGTACGCGATAAGAATAAAGTCGAGGAAAATAAAGTCCGTGACAAAGTTCCCCTTCCGACCGCTACCCTTGTGGATGATGGTTTCTCTGGATATGAGATTTTTGGTGATGCCGAAGGTGATTATTGTGCTTTTGGCGATGATCCATTTCATGGCAAATCCGTTCATATTCCTTACGGCGATGATGACGACGACGACGATAATGATGCTAATGGGCATCCTTTTCATGCCAAGGGAAGCCAAGGTTTTTTCGGTGATGCTTTCAGCTGTCTGAAACATAAAGATGGTAGTCCAGGTGATAATCACAGCAAAGAGGCGTTCGGTACAGAAAGAAAACCCTTGAAGGGAATCTTGAAGTCTTCATCGAGTGCAAGATTTGAAGTTTCTAATCATGGTTCTTCTAGACCTGATTCTGGACCTGATTCCTCCGAATCAAGTTCCCAGGAAGTTTTCATCGTCAAAAGGACACTGAAAAGAGCCAATTCAAAGGGGTACAACGTTCAGTTCAAATAACAGAGGTTGTCGCTTCTAACATCTAATCATGACCgcattttttctggttttttctACATACGCATTCAAAAAGAGTCTGGTTTCGCCAACCTAGTTCAGGTCTTCTAGATAGCTTCTAAACTAGGAGTCAtgtttgttttgcttcttttgTGAAGTAGGTTGGAGTTGTACATACagttattttgtaaaatgtgcaGAAAGATGTCCTCTTGTTGATTTGTTACTCTCTAGAATTAAGAATCTCTTAGGAATCAATCCTTGTAATGGTATTGAGGTCTGTAAGACTTTCTGGTCCTCAGTAATTAATTGTAGCATCACAGTCTTTTGATTTTTACTCTGCTATTGACCTTTTCCAAATGGAAGCTAATAATAAATGGTCAAAATTCCCGGAAAACATATGGCAGGCAGACCATACTCAACCGTAAGCTGCATCTTTTTGTGAAGCGTGTTATGCCAATAAGCATGTTGTGGATGAAGTGATGAGAAGCTTATTGAATTAGGCCCAATGCTGTGTTTATATTCCCGTTGATAAACCAAAGTTACCACAAAGAGAGATGATTTCTATATACGTAACCATATCTATTATCTACAAGAATCACAGAAATTGTTCATGGAAACAAACAGCTTTCGTTGATTCCTGAATTTCAGATAAAATGGGGCGCTGCTGAAGTATTAAAATCACTTCAATGCTGCGTTTTTTAGCGAAATTCACCAATCCAAAATATTGAGCAAGACAGACAAATCAGCATGCAGGTCGGACCTTACATTATTGTTAAAGTTCTAGAATGCTATTGCTTCAAGAAACTTGACTACCTGCAGTGGCTAATTTTGTCTTTCTCTTGAGGTAAATTCAGTGCTTAGGGTCTGtgaatatgaaaaaaaaaaaaaaaaatgttcttGCCTGCTTTTATATGACCTTAGTACTAGTCTTTTGAATTGGATTGTGTAAGTTTTTAATAATTTAGAAGCAGCAGAAGAAGGTGCAGAAAACTTGAAGCAGAAGCATGGAATGCAATAAATAAGCAATTGGAACTCAATTCAGGCTTTTCTCTGGCATCAGTCGACAAATAAGTACAGTAACCGtaaagagataaaaaaaatgggGTCTAATTGGAAAATGCCTTGCAACATTTTCAAAGAGGCTGCTAATGACTAGTTTTTAAACCCCCGAAAAAGGCTCCTAATGAAGAGGTTTCCCTTACGTTACTGGTTGACGATGACTGGTTCAAGTTGAAGGAAGACGGGTATCCTTCCAAGTAATAAAAAAGGCATATTAGAAGTATGCataattttgacaaaaaaaaaaaaaagaaaagaagtatgCATAATCAGAAgtattttgaaggaaaatttccCTGCAGCTTAGCTTTGCTATTGATGGACAATCTaagaaattccttcattctgTAATTGGACTTCTTATCCACCATTAGCAAAATAATAATGATGATTGGAAAAGCTTgctaaaactaataaaaattcataaaatgaCTTAAAGAGGAACAACAGATTAttcaaaaaagttaaaaattttaactcaaatgacATGAAAGAGAACATTCATGTCATCCAAATTtaatagaaaaacaaaatattGTTACAAAATCAAAGTGCTCTTGGGACAAAGAATACTTTATTACCGTGCATTTGTGATAGTTAAGGCAAACCAAGTtcagaatatatatatatatagtaaatATCACATTTTTTGTCTCAATTACATTTATTCCTTCAAAACAattgattttctaaaaattttaagGAAAAATCTAAAATCTCGACAAAAATGTAGTCATTAGTACAGGTTTAGCTCTTGCACACACACCATATACACTTTCAAGGCAAAGAAGGAGAAGATTTATCAGTAATCAGGATGGTGTATTGACATTTAGATGGGTAATTaagtgttatattttttttaaagagagagagaagaagaagaataaaagaaagaaaaagaaaaaaagaaaggaactaGCTGCAGATATCGTGGGTCAAAGTCAGTCCCTTACTAAAAGCTCTACTTGGTGAGCAAGAATATGATAAGGCCAACTGGGGAACTGTATTTTGCAAGTTGTCTTTGCAACTCTGTTACGCAAAGTCAAAGACTTCCTTAAACAAATCACAAATTCCATCAATTCCTTCTAAGTGAGATTTCAGACATAAAACTGAATTCACTAAACGTTCAAAGCCACGAGATCTTCCAATCTGGTGCCGGATATTGGCTCACGGGGAAAgccaaaaacaaataaatgattTTCCGGAAGGAGTATCTTGATTTGGTGTTGGTGCCATGTGGGCTGTTCATCATGTTTGCCTACCATCTCTTCCTGCTGTACAGATGCCTCAAGCGTCCACACACTACAGTGATTGGCTTTGAGAACAATGACAAGAAGGCTTGGGTTGAAAAAGTTATGCAGGTAATACCTTCGTTTGTAATTTCCTTGCACTGATGCCCAGCTAAGTCAATCTTTTACTACTTTGCTAATAGCGAGAAAAGATTTTTGCAGGTTGAAAACAAGGATGTTAAAACAGCATTAGATGTGCTCTCAGCCAATGTGTCTGCAGCTACATTCCTTGCATCAGTCTCCCTAACTCTTAGCTCTCTAATTGGAGCCTGGATTGCGAACAATTCAAACATATTCCAAAGTGAACTAATCTATGGAGACACAAGGCAAGCCACAATGTCAATCAAGTTCATTAGTCTTCTAATCTGTTTCTTATTGGCTTTTGCATGCTTTGTCCAATCATCAAGGTGTTTCATCCATGCAAATTACCTCATTAGTACACCAGATACCGACATTCCTATAAAATATGTTGAATCAGCAGTCATAAGAGGAGGTGATTTTTGGTCACTGGGGCTCAGAGCGCTTTACTTCGCAACTAC
The genomic region above belongs to Coffea eugenioides isolate CCC68of unplaced genomic scaffold, Ceug_1.0 ScVebR1_1269;HRSCAF=2091, whole genome shotgun sequence and contains:
- the LOC113755176 gene encoding uncharacterized protein LOC113755176, which gives rise to MIFRKEYLDLVLVPCGLFIMFAYHLFLLYRCLKRPHTTVIGFENNDKKAWVEKVMQVENKDVKTALDVLSANVSAATFLASVSLTLSSLIGAWIANNSNIFQSELIYGDTRQATMSIKFISLLICFLLAFACFVQSSRCFIHANYLISTPDTDIPIKYVESAVIRGGDFWSLGLRALYFATTLLLWFFGPIPMFATSVSMVCLLHHLDTNKTPLHQYSSAAKRPFKRVEQTKIRTPMAVEVLDR